A region from the Benincasa hispida cultivar B227 chromosome 8, ASM972705v1, whole genome shotgun sequence genome encodes:
- the LOC120082763 gene encoding mediator of RNA polymerase II transcription subunit 21-like, translating into MDIISQLQEQVNAIAALAFNTFGTLQRDAPPVRLSPNYPEPPSHEPTEDSANIAEQPKLMSAALVKAAKQFDALVAALPLSDGGEEEQLKRIAELQAENDAVGQELQKQLQAAERELIQVQELFSQVADNCLNLKKAD; encoded by the exons ATGGACATAATTTCTCAACTGCAGGAACAAGTTAACGCAATTGCTGCTTTAGCTTTCAACACATTTGGGACATTACAAAGAGACGCTCCTCCAGTTCGTTTATCTCCTAATTACCCCGAACCGCCATCTCACGAACCTACAGAGGACAGTGCAAATATCGCAGAGCAGCCCAAGCTCATGAGCGCTGCTCTGGTGAAAGCTGCTAAGCAG TTTGATGCATTGGTTGCAGCATTGCCTCTATCTGATGGAGGTGAAGAAGAGCAGTTGAAAAGAATCGCAGAACTACAA GCTGAGAACGATGCCGTAGGTCAAGAACTTCAAAAGCAGCTACAAGCAGCAG AGAGAGAATTAATACAAGTTCAGGAGCTGTTCAGCCAAGTGGCAGATAATTGCTTGAACTTGAAGAAAGCAGATTGA